A window of Myxococcales bacterium contains these coding sequences:
- a CDS encoding HlyD family efflux transporter periplasmic adaptor subunit has protein sequence MRAKIDGVVQDVPLESGQWVAMGALIAKIAGPEKLRAEVKVAEASAKDVQKGAPVRFESPPGMLGVVERVDPSVVAGTVKLLVAISNVPPAARADQAVTGSVEIATVPNALVVGRPVSARENGPSPMFVLSADGTSARRAVPRLGRGSPREILVESGLREGDRVVVSDTSPYEAAPLLRIR, from the coding sequence GTGCGCGCGAAGATCGACGGGGTCGTCCAGGACGTGCCGCTCGAGAGCGGGCAGTGGGTCGCGATGGGCGCGCTCATCGCGAAGATCGCAGGGCCCGAGAAGCTCCGCGCCGAGGTGAAGGTCGCCGAGGCGAGCGCGAAGGACGTGCAGAAGGGCGCGCCCGTGCGCTTCGAGTCCCCGCCGGGCATGCTCGGCGTGGTCGAACGTGTCGATCCTTCGGTGGTCGCAGGCACGGTGAAGCTGCTCGTCGCGATCTCGAACGTACCGCCCGCGGCGCGCGCGGATCAGGCCGTGACGGGCAGCGTCGAGATCGCGACGGTCCCGAACGCGCTCGTGGTCGGCCGGCCGGTCTCCGCGAGGGAGAACGGTCCGTCCCCGATGTTCGTCCTGTCCGCGGACGGGACCTCCGCCAGGCGCGCGGTGCCTCGCCTCGGGAGGGGCTCTCCCCGGGAAATCCTGGTCGAGTCCGGCCTCCGCGAAGGCGACCGTGTCGTCGTCTCGGACACCTCGCCTTACGAGGCCGCGCCCCTCCTCCGTATCCGATGA
- a CDS encoding ABC transporter ATP-binding protein, which yields MNEDQNEPLLRLRGVKKVFTTAELETHALREIHLDVKRGEYVAIEGPSGSGKTTLLSILGLLDVPTAGTYRLAGTEVSGMDARSRAKVRNKEIGFVFQSFNLIGDLSVRENVELPLLYRGMPSAERRARVDAALERVKMSHRGGHAPSQLSGGQQQRVAVARAVAGDPAIVFADEPTGSLDSKNGDALMDLLDELHRGGATICIVTHAREYARRASRAIHLFDGTVVEDHPANPNGAADAA from the coding sequence ATGAACGAAGATCAGAACGAACCGCTCCTCCGCCTGCGCGGGGTCAAGAAGGTGTTTACGACCGCCGAGCTCGAGACCCACGCGCTCCGCGAGATCCACCTCGACGTGAAGCGCGGGGAGTACGTCGCGATCGAGGGGCCGTCGGGGAGCGGCAAGACGACCCTCCTCTCGATCCTCGGCCTCCTCGACGTCCCCACCGCAGGCACCTACCGCCTCGCCGGGACCGAGGTGTCCGGAATGGATGCCCGCTCCCGCGCGAAGGTTCGGAACAAGGAGATCGGCTTCGTCTTTCAGAGCTTCAACCTGATCGGCGATCTCAGCGTGCGCGAGAACGTGGAGCTCCCGCTGCTCTACCGCGGGATGCCGAGCGCGGAGCGCCGCGCGAGGGTGGACGCCGCGCTCGAGCGGGTGAAGATGAGCCACCGCGGAGGTCACGCGCCGAGCCAGCTCTCGGGCGGCCAGCAGCAGCGTGTCGCCGTGGCGCGGGCGGTCGCCGGCGATCCCGCGATCGTGTTCGCGGACGAGCCGACCGGCAGCCTCGACTCCAAAAACGGCGACGCGCTCATGGATCTGCTCGACGAGCTCCACCGCGGGGGAGCCACGATCTGCATCGTGACCCACGCGCGCGAGTACGCACGCCGCGCGTCGCGCGCGATCCACCTCTTCGACGGGACCGTCGTGGAGGACCACCCCGCGAACCCCAACGGCGCCGCCGACGCGGCCTGA
- a CDS encoding transposase, with amino-acid sequence MLERTRDRMVKWLRRRGLLVEDSDSEDEGDGRAVLAASAVSGTTPPAGPEWRRGALLFECRPMVFERPLCVALDGFTLHAATRAGGHDEAGREALLKYVLRPAVAQERVTRGPDGLVRITLKKPFSDGTVAVDMDPLSLLSRPRRRYPRRACTPFGMRGCSRRRVRFGLVWRRSRRLLQYPRWTCPRDRAEAAIVRGRSFLNGPLGSTF; translated from the coding sequence GTGCTGGAGCGCACGCGCGACCGGATGGTGAAGTGGCTTCGTCGTCGGGGCCTTCTCGTCGAGGACAGCGATTCCGAGGATGAGGGCGACGGGAGGGCCGTGCTCGCGGCGTCGGCGGTCTCGGGCACTACGCCGCCTGCCGGTCCGGAGTGGCGCCGAGGCGCGCTGCTCTTCGAGTGCCGACCCATGGTGTTCGAGCGCCCGCTGTGTGTCGCGCTCGATGGTTTCACCCTCCACGCGGCGACGCGGGCCGGTGGGCACGACGAAGCTGGCCGGGAGGCACTGCTGAAGTACGTGTTGCGCCCCGCGGTCGCGCAGGAACGCGTGACCCGAGGGCCTGACGGCCTCGTCCGGATCACGCTGAAGAAGCCTTTTTCGGACGGCACGGTGGCGGTGGACATGGATCCACTCTCGCTGCTCAGCCGTCCGCGGCGTCGGTACCCGCGCCGCGCTTGCACACCGTTCGGTATGCGGGGGTGCTCGCGTCGGCGAGTAAGGTTCGGGCTCGTCTGGCGCCGAAGCCGGCGGTTGCTCCAATACCCACGGTGGACGTGCCCGAGAGACCGCGCCGAGGCGGCTATCGTCCGTGGGCGGAGCTTCTTAAACGGACCTTTGGGTTCGACGTTTTGA
- a CDS encoding transposase translates to MSALTRIFVKTVLGFYRERGGGPPRGQSGAVVAVQRTSSDLKLNPHVHAVFLDGAYRDKGDELDFRAARHLSTRDVGRCWSARATGW, encoded by the coding sequence ATGTCGGCGCTGACGCGGATCTTCGTGAAGACCGTGCTCGGCTTCTACCGCGAACGAGGTGGTGGACCTCCACGCGGACAGAGCGGAGCGGTGGTCGCGGTTCAGCGCACGTCTTCCGATCTGAAGCTGAACCCGCACGTGCACGCGGTATTCCTCGACGGCGCGTATCGGGACAAGGGCGACGAGCTCGACTTCCGTGCCGCTCGGCACCTGTCGACGCGGGACGTGGGGCGGTGCTGGAGCGCACGCGCGACCGGATGGTGA
- a CDS encoding MBL fold metallo-hydrolase produces MASGPVLTIHRAADEIGGNCIELEHDGHRLLLDAGSPLVGDGTTAQQGAIPRTLDTSKDIAGLIISHPHQDHWGLLRLLPASWSVWSGAASETLIRMTASLSGGGIAQRFQTYRPHEPFSVGPFTITPFLTDHSAFDAHMLLVDVGGRRVLYSGDFRRVGRKAALVDRLMKSPPPGVDVLLLEGTTLGRAEAFPTEAALEDDFVSLFQRTPGRVFITWSAQNIDRTVTIYRACKRAGRTLVLDLYTIDVMERLSALRDTLPRLGWLEVRAVITSSMKWMYESPNRMNAPAFVERVATSGHAIGAANLAEMQNAVVMLRSSLLRDFGKKGVEPTSNDAWVFSMWSGYLKTPEYQQVRATFEAAGATFAQIHTSGHASRDDLEEFARSIAPRRLVPIHSFAWDEHLDGFENVHRLRDGEPFAIR; encoded by the coding sequence ATGGCCTCAGGCCCCGTCCTCACGATCCACCGGGCGGCGGATGAGATCGGCGGCAACTGCATCGAGCTCGAACACGATGGGCACCGGCTGCTCCTCGACGCGGGCAGCCCGCTGGTGGGCGATGGGACCACCGCGCAGCAAGGCGCGATCCCGCGCACCCTCGACACGTCGAAGGACATCGCGGGCTTGATCATCTCCCACCCGCACCAGGACCACTGGGGCCTCCTCCGCTTGCTGCCAGCGTCTTGGTCGGTGTGGAGCGGCGCTGCGTCCGAGACGCTGATTCGGATGACGGCGTCGCTCTCGGGCGGCGGCATCGCCCAGAGGTTCCAGACGTACCGACCGCACGAGCCGTTCAGCGTCGGCCCGTTCACGATCACGCCGTTCCTCACGGACCACTCGGCTTTCGACGCGCACATGCTGCTCGTGGACGTGGGCGGAAGGCGCGTCCTGTACTCGGGCGACTTCCGCCGCGTCGGGCGCAAGGCAGCCCTCGTGGATCGGCTGATGAAGAGCCCGCCGCCCGGCGTGGATGTGCTCCTCCTTGAGGGGACCACGCTCGGTCGCGCGGAGGCGTTCCCGACGGAGGCCGCGCTCGAGGACGATTTCGTCTCGCTGTTCCAGCGCACGCCCGGGCGCGTGTTCATCACGTGGTCCGCCCAGAACATCGACCGCACTGTCACCATCTACCGGGCCTGCAAGAGGGCGGGGCGGACCTTGGTCCTCGACCTGTACACCATCGACGTCATGGAGCGCCTCTCGGCGCTGCGCGACACGCTCCCCAGGCTCGGATGGCTAGAGGTGCGCGCCGTCATCACGTCGAGCATGAAGTGGATGTACGAGAGCCCCAACCGCATGAACGCGCCCGCGTTCGTCGAGCGCGTCGCGACGTCGGGTCACGCCATAGGGGCCGCGAATCTGGCAGAGATGCAAAACGCCGTCGTGATGCTGCGCTCATCGCTCCTCCGCGACTTCGGCAAGAAGGGCGTCGAGCCCACCTCCAACGACGCTTGGGTGTTCTCGATGTGGTCCGGCTACCTGAAGACGCCCGAGTACCAGCAGGTGCGTGCGACCTTCGAAGCGGCAGGCGCGACCTTCGCGCAGATTCACACGAGCGGCCACGCTTCGCGCGACGATCTCGAGGAATTCGCGCGCAGCATCGCCCCACGCCGCCTCGTGCCGATCCACAGCTTCGCGTGGGACGAGCACCTCGACGGCTTCGAGAACGTGCATCGTCTCCGCGACGGCGAGCCGTTCGCGATCCGCTGA
- a CDS encoding AAA family ATPase, producing the protein MKLSAGARQLALQHVSIRVPWHDNGWTGSACRKPVENTACLVLKNIGEKRDDTKESACAGKRLDQLTQAEWPPCVEERATFMAPFALTREIRHPYTSASKGTHGHLLPTPYPMPAYSAAAIPFKWLRRDEVEGPDGAPGIAEKLQIGFEREREPILDFNKGKGEDGGDKDGGWLNDKHNQLAVTDTFFSAVEPEQSLCFFYAKRTPLAPEDGRRVIVGVGLVTALGDPVEYKSTDKTKLRSVTFERNILHSIRPDFQNGFVLPYREILDLAQNDPSIDPSEHVAFVADQDREDFSYVTEHVTHDAAIAALLSCSAVLHRLGDVVAGPWDQCISWVDRQLNRLWKMRGPCPGMGSALSALGVQNGTLIAQDIAATQARADRWNEDPWLEFEAALKDPRKLSPGLAPFIGADIKKLYTKLPAERKALLKLLSRFAISAEQATRFYQETERENVGVATTDAELLANPYLLYELDRTAREPISLTEIDRGMFPDPVVAEKHPLPEPSALKGALDDRRVRGFVVDALEQAALEGHTLAFRHQVIKNVRARGVKPELPLSADVLAANELDFEPFVTTLVVNKEPAFQLDRFVSGRDLIRKEVEKRRKAKRHVSKADWAKLIDAQFKDFQGAVDKDEKRARAEKTAALEELFSARLSVLLGPAGTGKTTLLRALCEMPEVSAGGLLLLAPTGKARVRLEAQTRVAGAKTVAQFLMKLRRYDGATGRYFMNPEAARHNQHKTVIVDECSMLTEEQLAAVVDALAGVERLILVGDPRQLPPIGSGRPFVDLVSHLTPDDLEGRFPKVAPSYAELTVSRRQQGSERRDDVTLAHWFSGRPLDPGADEIWDRANNLSTTSLRLVRWDTTTELEERLLATLVEELKLASRDDQNGFEQTLGATLYEKNNVTYFSAGTGDRVGAAAKAETWQVLSPVRAGLPGVDRVNRMIQEVFRSRTREWADAEFFRRKIPPPMGPQGLLYGDKVISIVNGARRYCWPKPEENPYVANGDVGILTGDYKSYGKQFIPKNLVVEFVTHQGIGIKYFPSEFGDEKVPPLELAYALTVHKTQGSEFGLTFVILPNPCRVLSRELLYTALTRQKDKIILLHQGEARDLLKFADASESETARRCTNLFADPNLIEVEKRFLEERLIHRTARGDRVRSKSEVILADKLHERGIDYQYEQPFVAADGDHRLPDFTIDDAASGLKIIWEHLGMLTVPEYRDRWERKRKWYEERGVLPGPDGGPNGRLVVSEDLPNGGIDSKALDDQIRDVFDL; encoded by the coding sequence ATGAAGCTCTCTGCAGGGGCGCGCCAGTTGGCCCTTCAGCACGTCTCCATCCGCGTGCCGTGGCACGACAACGGCTGGACGGGTTCTGCCTGCCGTAAGCCGGTCGAGAACACGGCGTGCCTCGTCCTCAAGAATATCGGCGAGAAGCGCGACGACACGAAGGAGTCTGCGTGCGCGGGGAAGCGCCTCGACCAGCTCACGCAGGCCGAGTGGCCGCCGTGTGTGGAGGAGCGCGCGACGTTCATGGCTCCGTTCGCCCTCACTCGCGAGATTCGCCACCCGTACACGTCCGCGAGCAAGGGGACGCATGGGCACCTGCTTCCGACCCCGTATCCGATGCCCGCTTACTCGGCGGCGGCGATTCCCTTCAAGTGGCTGCGTCGCGACGAAGTCGAGGGGCCCGATGGTGCGCCAGGTATCGCCGAAAAGCTGCAGATTGGGTTCGAGCGTGAGCGAGAGCCCATCCTCGATTTCAACAAGGGCAAGGGCGAGGACGGTGGGGACAAGGACGGCGGCTGGCTCAACGACAAGCACAACCAGCTTGCCGTCACCGACACGTTCTTCAGCGCTGTCGAGCCCGAGCAGTCCCTGTGTTTCTTCTACGCGAAGCGCACGCCACTCGCCCCGGAGGACGGGCGACGCGTGATCGTCGGCGTCGGCCTCGTCACGGCCCTCGGCGATCCCGTCGAGTACAAGAGCACGGACAAGACCAAGCTGCGCTCAGTGACGTTCGAGCGAAACATCCTCCACTCCATTCGCCCCGACTTCCAGAACGGCTTCGTTCTGCCGTACCGGGAGATCCTCGACCTCGCGCAGAACGACCCGAGCATCGACCCCAGCGAGCACGTCGCCTTCGTGGCCGACCAGGACCGCGAGGACTTCTCCTACGTCACGGAGCACGTGACGCACGACGCGGCCATCGCCGCACTGCTCTCGTGCTCGGCGGTGCTGCACCGTCTGGGCGACGTTGTCGCGGGTCCGTGGGACCAGTGCATCTCTTGGGTCGATCGCCAACTGAACCGGCTCTGGAAAATGCGCGGCCCGTGCCCCGGCATGGGCTCCGCGCTCTCCGCGCTCGGCGTTCAGAACGGCACGCTGATCGCGCAGGACATCGCCGCCACCCAGGCACGCGCCGACAGGTGGAACGAAGACCCGTGGCTGGAGTTCGAGGCGGCGCTGAAGGACCCGCGCAAGCTCAGCCCCGGTCTCGCGCCCTTCATCGGCGCGGACATCAAGAAGCTGTACACGAAGCTGCCCGCCGAGCGGAAAGCGCTGCTCAAGCTGCTGAGCCGCTTCGCCATCTCCGCCGAGCAGGCGACGCGCTTCTACCAAGAGACGGAGCGCGAGAACGTCGGCGTCGCAACCACTGACGCGGAGCTGCTCGCGAACCCGTATTTGCTGTACGAGCTTGACCGCACGGCGAGAGAACCGATCTCCCTCACCGAGATCGATCGCGGCATGTTTCCCGATCCCGTTGTTGCGGAGAAGCATCCGCTGCCCGAGCCGAGCGCGCTGAAAGGCGCGCTCGATGACCGTCGCGTGCGCGGCTTCGTCGTCGACGCCCTGGAGCAGGCGGCGTTGGAAGGGCATACGCTTGCCTTCCGCCACCAGGTCATCAAGAACGTTCGCGCGCGTGGCGTGAAGCCCGAACTCCCCCTGAGTGCCGACGTGCTCGCGGCGAACGAGCTCGACTTCGAGCCCTTCGTCACGACGCTCGTCGTGAACAAGGAGCCAGCGTTCCAGCTCGATCGCTTCGTGAGTGGCCGAGACCTCATCCGCAAGGAGGTCGAGAAGCGGCGGAAGGCGAAGCGTCACGTCAGCAAGGCCGATTGGGCGAAGCTGATCGACGCGCAGTTCAAGGACTTCCAAGGTGCCGTCGACAAGGACGAGAAGCGAGCGCGAGCGGAGAAGACCGCCGCGCTGGAGGAGCTTTTCTCGGCGCGCCTCAGCGTACTGCTCGGTCCTGCCGGTACGGGAAAGACGACGCTGCTTCGTGCGCTCTGCGAGATGCCCGAGGTCAGCGCCGGCGGGCTCCTGCTCCTCGCGCCTACCGGCAAGGCCCGCGTTCGCCTCGAAGCCCAGACTCGCGTGGCGGGCGCGAAGACCGTGGCGCAGTTCCTGATGAAGCTCCGTCGCTACGATGGCGCGACAGGCCGCTACTTCATGAACCCGGAGGCGGCGCGCCACAACCAGCACAAGACGGTGATCGTCGACGAGTGTTCGATGCTCACCGAGGAGCAGCTCGCGGCTGTCGTGGATGCACTCGCGGGCGTCGAACGCCTCATCCTCGTGGGAGACCCTCGGCAGCTCCCGCCCATCGGGAGTGGGCGCCCCTTCGTGGACCTGGTCTCGCACCTCACGCCCGATGACTTGGAAGGCCGCTTCCCTAAGGTTGCGCCGAGCTACGCCGAGTTGACCGTCTCGCGTCGCCAGCAAGGCAGCGAACGCCGCGATGACGTCACTCTCGCGCACTGGTTCAGCGGACGCCCGCTTGACCCAGGGGCAGACGAGATCTGGGACCGCGCGAACAACCTCTCGACGACCTCGCTGCGCCTCGTGCGCTGGGACACGACCACGGAGCTCGAGGAGCGCCTGCTCGCAACGCTGGTCGAGGAGCTGAAGCTCGCGTCGCGTGACGACCAGAACGGGTTCGAGCAGACCCTCGGCGCAACGCTCTACGAGAAGAACAACGTCACGTACTTCAGCGCGGGCACCGGCGACCGCGTCGGAGCCGCCGCGAAGGCCGAGACCTGGCAGGTGCTGTCACCCGTCCGCGCAGGACTTCCGGGCGTCGATCGCGTGAATCGCATGATCCAAGAGGTGTTCCGCAGCCGCACGCGTGAGTGGGCGGACGCTGAGTTCTTCAGGCGCAAGATCCCGCCGCCGATGGGGCCGCAGGGGCTCCTCTACGGCGACAAGGTGATCAGCATCGTCAACGGCGCTCGGCGCTACTGCTGGCCGAAGCCAGAGGAGAACCCGTATGTCGCGAACGGCGACGTCGGCATCCTAACGGGCGACTACAAGAGCTACGGCAAACAGTTCATTCCGAAGAACCTGGTCGTCGAGTTCGTCACGCACCAGGGGATCGGCATCAAGTACTTCCCGAGTGAGTTCGGTGACGAGAAGGTTCCGCCGCTGGAACTCGCCTACGCGCTTACCGTCCACAAGACGCAGGGCAGCGAGTTCGGCCTGACGTTCGTGATCCTCCCGAACCCGTGCCGCGTGCTCTCCCGCGAGCTGCTGTACACCGCGCTTACTCGGCAGAAGGACAAGATCATCCTGCTGCATCAAGGCGAAGCGCGGGACCTGCTGAAGTTCGCTGACGCAAGCGAGTCTGAGACGGCTCGACGCTGCACGAACCTGTTTGCGGACCCGAATCTCATCGAGGTGGAGAAGCGGTTCCTCGAAGAGCGCCTGATCCACCGCACGGCGCGTGGCGATCGGGTGCGCTCGAAGTCCGAGGTCATTCTCGCGGACAAGCTCCACGAGCGCGGCATCGACTACCAGTACGAGCAGCCGTTCGTCGCCGCCGACGGCGACCACCGGCTGCCGGACTTCACGATCGACGACGCCGCGTCCGGCCTGAAGATCATCTGGGAGCACCTCGGCATGCTCACTGTGCCGGAGTATCGCGATCGCTGGGAGCGCAAGCGGAAGTGGTACGAGGAGCGCGGTGTACTGCCCGGTCCCGACGGCGGACCGAACGGCCGCCTCGTGGTGAGCGAGGATCTCCCCAACGGTGGCATCGACTCCAAGGCACTGGACGATCAGATTCGCGACGTTTTCGACCTCTGA
- a CDS encoding transposase domain-containing protein — protein MRAGRSEQRHARRAFARDARGRRRPSLGPPPRCLGAEEAQGATESSEADRLYSLVASCEANGKNPVAYLTDVLLRIGRPRQKVDDLLPDRWKPS, from the coding sequence TTGCGTGCCGGCCGGAGCGAGCAGCGTCACGCTCGACGGGCCTTCGCTCGCGATGCTCGTGGACGGCGTCGACCTTCGCTCGGTCCGCCGCCTCGATGCCTGGGAGCCGAAGAAGCGCAGGGAGCCACGGAATCTTCCGAAGCGGACCGCCTCTACTCGCTCGTCGCTTCGTGCGAGGCCAATGGCAAGAACCCCGTCGCGTACCTGACCGACGTGCTGTTGCGCATCGGCCGACCGCGCCAGAAGGTCGACGACCTGCTTCCCGACCGCTGGAAACCGTCGTAG
- a CDS encoding superoxide dismutase: protein MLLTSCRAEAEPARSAQPAQPAQPAQPAGLPPSATAKTSAPRPLSAPRPHVVEPLPFDPTKLRGLSERLLVSHHDNNYAGAVKNLNRVEEEIARAPRDAPPFVVGALHERALSFRGSTTMHELYFANLGGDGATSAAVDGALVTAFGSRAVWEESFRSAALSLGGGSGWVTLSLDLHRDALVVVWSGNHTQNLAFGAPLLVLDMYEHAYQMDYGAGAARYVDAFFANLRWDVVAERLTRARYAAAAIRGEIR from the coding sequence ATGTTGCTGACCTCTTGTCGCGCCGAGGCCGAGCCCGCGCGATCTGCTCAGCCTGCCCAGCCTGCTCAGCCTGCTCAGCCTGCCGGGCTACCGCCGTCCGCTACTGCCAAGACATCGGCCCCGCGGCCGCTGTCTGCCCCCCGACCGCACGTCGTCGAGCCGCTCCCCTTCGACCCCACCAAGCTCCGTGGACTCTCCGAGCGCCTCTTGGTCTCCCATCACGACAACAACTACGCGGGCGCGGTGAAGAACCTCAACCGGGTCGAAGAGGAAATCGCGCGCGCGCCGAGAGACGCCCCCCCCTTCGTGGTGGGGGCTCTCCACGAACGCGCGCTCTCGTTCCGTGGCTCGACGACCATGCACGAGCTCTATTTCGCCAATCTGGGAGGAGACGGCGCGACGAGTGCAGCGGTCGACGGCGCGCTCGTGACAGCCTTCGGTTCACGGGCAGTCTGGGAAGAATCCTTCCGCTCTGCGGCGCTCTCCCTCGGCGGCGGAAGCGGGTGGGTCACCCTGTCTCTCGACCTTCATCGCGACGCGCTCGTCGTTGTATGGAGCGGCAACCACACTCAGAACCTCGCCTTCGGCGCGCCGTTGCTGGTCCTCGACATGTACGAGCACGCCTACCAGATGGACTACGGAGCGGGCGCGGCGCGGTACGTCGACGCGTTTTTCGCCAACCTCCGCTGGGACGTGGTTGCCGAGCGCCTGACCCGGGCGCGATACGCCGCGGCGGCGATACGCGGCGAAATCCGATGA
- the chrA gene encoding chromate efflux transporter has product MTLPPGRSAASVGASPEATDGPAEGCSTRDLTLYFLRLGATGFGGPAALVGRMHADLVVQRRWIRERDYEEGLALSQLAPGPLAAQLAIYLGWVRAGVAGAAATSVAFIAPSFVMVVALAALYVRFGGLSWMQGAFYGVGASVIGLMARSTAALADKTLKRDRLLWGVMSVNALSTAVFAKESMLLVVAGGLLVLTLRERERARGRAREGTTPPSTLLPVPALLVSGLHGAAGGTTLLKVLTYFSTAGLFVFGSGLAIVPFLHGGVVDEAGWLSERQFMDAVAVAMLTPGPVVITVGFIGYLVAGLAGATLAAIGVFVPCFLVVVLAAPHYRRLVASPRVKAFVQGVTSGAVGAVAGSVFVLARRALVDVPTVLIALATLALVVRVKKVPEPAVIALAAALGMALSHFKAS; this is encoded by the coding sequence ATGACCCTTCCCCCTGGTCGGTCCGCGGCCTCGGTGGGCGCGTCGCCCGAGGCCACGGACGGCCCCGCCGAAGGTTGTTCGACGCGAGACCTGACGCTCTACTTCCTGCGTTTGGGTGCCACCGGCTTCGGCGGCCCCGCGGCGCTCGTCGGAAGGATGCACGCGGACCTCGTCGTGCAACGGCGGTGGATTCGCGAGCGCGACTACGAAGAGGGCCTCGCGTTGTCGCAGTTGGCACCGGGGCCGCTCGCCGCTCAGCTCGCCATCTATCTGGGCTGGGTGCGCGCCGGCGTAGCAGGCGCCGCTGCGACGAGCGTCGCGTTCATCGCGCCGTCGTTCGTGATGGTGGTCGCGCTGGCTGCGCTCTACGTACGATTCGGAGGTCTGTCCTGGATGCAGGGCGCGTTCTACGGAGTCGGGGCCTCGGTGATCGGGCTGATGGCGCGCAGCACGGCGGCGCTCGCCGACAAGACCCTCAAGCGAGATCGCCTCCTTTGGGGCGTGATGAGCGTGAACGCGCTGAGCACGGCAGTGTTCGCGAAAGAGTCGATGTTGCTCGTGGTCGCCGGAGGGTTGCTCGTCCTCACGCTACGCGAACGGGAGAGAGCACGAGGACGAGCGCGAGAAGGCACGACACCTCCCTCCACGTTGCTCCCCGTTCCCGCCTTGTTGGTCTCGGGGCTGCATGGGGCCGCTGGGGGAACGACCCTCTTGAAGGTCCTGACCTACTTTTCCACGGCCGGCCTCTTCGTCTTCGGAAGCGGGCTCGCGATTGTTCCGTTCCTGCACGGAGGAGTCGTGGACGAGGCCGGATGGCTGAGCGAGCGGCAATTCATGGACGCGGTCGCCGTCGCCATGTTGACGCCCGGACCGGTGGTCATCACGGTCGGCTTCATCGGTTATCTGGTCGCGGGGCTCGCGGGAGCCACGCTCGCGGCGATCGGCGTGTTCGTGCCTTGCTTTCTGGTCGTGGTGTTGGCGGCGCCTCACTATCGTCGTCTCGTCGCCAGCCCTCGCGTGAAGGCCTTCGTACAAGGCGTTACCTCGGGCGCGGTGGGGGCCGTCGCCGGCTCGGTCTTCGTGCTCGCGCGGCGAGCGCTGGTGGACGTCCCCACCGTGCTCATCGCACTCGCCACCCTGGCCTTGGTGGTCCGCGTCAAGAAGGTCCCCGAGCCCGCGGTCATCGCGCTCGCAGCGGCGCTGGGAATGGCCCTGTCCCACTTCAAGGCGAGCTGA